In the genome of Bombus affinis isolate iyBomAffi1 chromosome 7, iyBomAffi1.2, whole genome shotgun sequence, one region contains:
- the LOC126918817 gene encoding uncharacterized protein LOC126918817 isoform X1 gives MQRRNIVYLNEYSFNRDPCKFFDRMLQLAIKLPVYTMTTALENFITITHRDFNWPYPVPLITKPAQPPKSTGIRLYTPRIDPEDCSCDEHGQQSNKDRYKYLADKERQFLDQLKKVNREMTNLAKAMLDANCEPMDETMKSIYKTDYAKRGLPIKVYRELQAAIDSSYCSPFPAEVTKIKKGYRDPTRFRYTAVERPHIQPAKTINLFQVPESFSMWETPFTGRSQYMDTISKMGLSNIKNRQQYLEPLPSSRRRFGDCKL, from the exons ATGCAGCGAAGAAATATCGTATATTTAAACGAATATTCTTTCAACAGAGACCCATGTAAATTCTTCGATCGTATGCTCCAACTGGCGATTAAATTACCGGTATACACGATGACCACCGCGTTGGAAAATTTTATCACGATCACTCATCGTGATTTTAATTGGCCGTATCCTGTACCTCTTATTACGAAACCGGCACAACCACCGAAGAGTACGGGAATTCGATTATACACCCCCAGAATCGATCCTGAGGATTGTTCGTGCGACGAACATGGCCAACAGAGTAACAAGGATAG ATACAAATACCTGGCTGACAAGGAACGACAATTTCTGGACCAATTGAAGAAAGTGAACCGTGAAATGACGAATCTCGCGAAGGCTATGCTAGACGCTAACTGCGAGCCAATGGACGAGACGATGAAGAGTATTTATAAAACGGATTACGCGAAGAGAG GATTGCCTATCAAAGTGTACAGAGAGCTACAGGCTGCGATCGATTCATCGTACTGTTCGCCTTTTCCGGCGGAAGTAACGAAAATAAAGAAGGGTTACAGAGATCCAACGAGATTTCGATACACCGCCGTCGAAAGACCGCATATTCAGCCAGCcaaaacgattaatttgttcCAAG TTCCAGAATCTTTCTCTATGTGGGAGACACCTTTCACCGGTCGCTCGCAATACATGGATACTATCAGCAAGATGGGTCTCAGTAACATAAAAAATCGACAACAATATCTGGAACCACTACCTTCGTCAAGAAGAAGATTTGGGGACTGTAAATTATAA
- the LOC126918817 gene encoding uncharacterized protein LOC126918817 isoform X2: MLQLAIKLPVYTMTTALENFITITHRDFNWPYPVPLITKPAQPPKSTGIRLYTPRIDPEDCSCDEHGQQSNKDRYKYLADKERQFLDQLKKVNREMTNLAKAMLDANCEPMDETMKSIYKTDYAKRGLPIKVYRELQAAIDSSYCSPFPAEVTKIKKGYRDPTRFRYTAVERPHIQPAKTINLFQVPESFSMWETPFTGRSQYMDTISKMGLSNIKNRQQYLEPLPSSRRRFGDCKL, translated from the exons ATGCTCCAACTGGCGATTAAATTACCGGTATACACGATGACCACCGCGTTGGAAAATTTTATCACGATCACTCATCGTGATTTTAATTGGCCGTATCCTGTACCTCTTATTACGAAACCGGCACAACCACCGAAGAGTACGGGAATTCGATTATACACCCCCAGAATCGATCCTGAGGATTGTTCGTGCGACGAACATGGCCAACAGAGTAACAAGGATAG ATACAAATACCTGGCTGACAAGGAACGACAATTTCTGGACCAATTGAAGAAAGTGAACCGTGAAATGACGAATCTCGCGAAGGCTATGCTAGACGCTAACTGCGAGCCAATGGACGAGACGATGAAGAGTATTTATAAAACGGATTACGCGAAGAGAG GATTGCCTATCAAAGTGTACAGAGAGCTACAGGCTGCGATCGATTCATCGTACTGTTCGCCTTTTCCGGCGGAAGTAACGAAAATAAAGAAGGGTTACAGAGATCCAACGAGATTTCGATACACCGCCGTCGAAAGACCGCATATTCAGCCAGCcaaaacgattaatttgttcCAAG TTCCAGAATCTTTCTCTATGTGGGAGACACCTTTCACCGGTCGCTCGCAATACATGGATACTATCAGCAAGATGGGTCTCAGTAACATAAAAAATCGACAACAATATCTGGAACCACTACCTTCGTCAAGAAGAAGATTTGGGGACTGTAAATTATAA
- the LOC126918828 gene encoding uncharacterized protein LOC126918828 has protein sequence MDNHRETSSHREIHHNLPRYSSSNAYQEAYNSEHDIRLPEERSSVESVSEIEEPGINKNNIYNPYPNEPVYGKVLPKSNHATLRERYRRFNDYSELNMPEAVTAMQKLQRLKELQMKRDISERYYSQEIKRLIGEYYFGPRTASPSSKFTTGTLQSSSFHPSSGGRLKNNLEPCGTMTTITRLDCGCIQETTRPIFTTARGRVQRRKCNLSQDEKLLKLTSLNPQEHLFSSLEQPKDTYREKMKKRFSLDSRMCPKISPAGDQEFETENEKKNKEPEQKISEHISRTTSPQRKFSDTSATSY, from the exons ATGGACAATCATCGGGAAACATCGTCGCATAGAGAAATACACCATAATTTGCCACGTTATAGTAGTTCGAACGCTTATCAAGAGGCTTACAACAGTGAGCACGATATCCGATTACCAGAAGAGAGATCTTCCGTGGAAAGTGTCTCCGAGATCGAGGAACCTGGCATTAATAAAAACAAC ATATATAATCCATACCCAAATGAACCGGTTTACGGCAAAGTGTTGCCAAAGAGTAACCACGCCACGCTTCGTGAGAGATACCGACGATTCAACGATTACTCGGAGCTGAATATGCCAGAGGCGGTAACCGCGATGCAAAAATTACAAAGGCTGAAGGAGCTGCAGATGAAACGGGACATTAGCGAAAGATACTACTCGCAAGAAATCAAACGATTGATCGGCGAATATTATTTCGGCCCGAGAACTGCCTCGCCGTCCTCCAAGTTCACCACCGGAACGTTGCAAAGTTCCAGTTTTCATCCATCTTCGGGAGGTCGGTTGAAAAAC AATCTCGAGCCATGTGGCACGATGACGACGATCACACGGTTGGACTGTGGGTGTATTCAGGAGACGACGAGGCCAATTTTTACGACGGCAAGGGGTCGCGTTCAAAGGAGGAAATGCAATCTGTCTCAAGATGAGAAGCTTTTGAAGTTGACTTCGTTGAACCCCCAGGAACACTTGTTTTCGTCGTTGGAGCAACCTAAGGATACGTATCGCGAGAAAATGAAGAAACGGTTTTCCCTGGACTCGCGAATGTGCCCGAAGATCTCTCCTGCCGGCGATCAGGAGTTTGAGACGGAAAACGAGAAGAAAAACAAGGAACCGGAACAAAAAATATCCGAACATATTTCGAGAACAACGTCCCCTCAACGAAAATTTAGCGATACATCGGCGACTTCTTATTAA
- the LOC126918820 gene encoding uncharacterized protein LOC126918820, with the protein MAQYLTTYKKDYTWPSTRYKRKVTSLSEYASCKCHDRPREIKPLVRCGDDYDWSRTGPMGRLLDPKLYPAKTGPHPETEATRFDQPATYMRKLEEKHPNLYGVLRSTPIDEVIKRVDEDRLKTTYQLDYSDKAAPMEDIFMGAPCDIRQEEAKDIDCRPSARAKLLKVSGRDDGDKIGKRRSKKVAGAEDELQETRLLPWRSEYQDTINKLGQSILKYKIHQKHDSAPAWAAAAF; encoded by the exons ATGGCCCAATATCTTACGACGTATAAAAAGGATTACACGTGGCCTTCGACCAGGTACAAACGTAAGGTAACTTCGCTGAGCGAATATGCTTCTTGCAAATGCCATGATCGTCCGCGAGAGATAAAGCCCCTTGTACGTTGCGGGGACGATTACGACTGGAGTCGCACGGGTCCCATGGGGCGGCTTCTGGACCCAAAGCTTTATCCTGCAAAAACGGGACCGCATCCGGAAACCGAAGCCACGAGATTCGATCAACCAGCCACCTACATGAGAAAG TTGGAAGAGAAACATCCTAATCTCTATGGAGTTCTACGGAGTACTCCTATCGACGAAGTAATTAAACGCGTTGACGAAGATCGACTGAAGACAACGTACCAGTTGGATTATTCCGACAAAG CCGCGCCAATGGAGGATATCTTTATGGGGGCTCCCTGTGATATCAGGCAAGAAGAAGCAAAGGACATAGACTGTCGACCCTCCGCTCGAGCTAAGCTATTGAAAGTATCTGGTCGAGATGACGGAGACAAAATAGGAAAGAGGCGGTCGAAGAAAGTGGCCGGGGCTGAAGACGAATTGCAGGAAACGCGATTACTTCCATGGCGATCGGAATACCAAGATACTATCAATAAACTAGGTCAATCgattctaaaatataaaattcatcaAAAACACGATAGCGCACCAGCTTGGGCGGCAGCTGCCTTCTAG